One segment of Apus apus isolate bApuApu2 chromosome 1, bApuApu2.pri.cur, whole genome shotgun sequence DNA contains the following:
- the AKR1D1 gene encoding aldo-keto reductase family 1 member D1: MNLTAESHRIPLSDGNSIPLLGLGTYADPQKTPKGTCLESVKIAIDTGYRHIDGAFVYHNEHEVGQAIREKIAEGKIKREDIFYCGKLWNTCHPPELVRPTLEKTLKIMQLDYVDLYIIELPMAFKPGDAIYPRDENGKFIYHETDLCATWEAMEACKDAGLAKSIGVSNFNRRQLEMILNKPGLKYKPVSNQVECHPYFTQPKLLEFCRQHDIVIVGYSPLGTSRDASWVNVSSPPLLKDPVLNAIGKKYNKTAAQVALRFNIQRGVVVIPKSFNPQRIRENFQIFDFTLSEKEMKEIEALNKNVRYVELLMWRDHPEYPFNDEY; the protein is encoded by the exons GCCACCGCATCCCGCTCAGCGACGGGAACAGCATCccgctgctggggctgggcaccTACGCCGACCCCCAGAAA ACTCCCAAAGGTACCTGTTTGGAGTCAGTGAAGATTGCCATTGATACTGGTTACCGCCATATTGACGGTGCCTTTGTCTACCACAATGAGCATGAAGTGGGACAAGCCATCCGGGAGAAGATTGCTGAAGGAAAGATCAAgagagaagacattttttactgtGGCAAG CTGTGGAATACCTGCCACCCCCCAGAGCTGGTGCGTCCCACACTGGAGAAAACCCTGAAGATCATGCAGCTGGACTATGTTGACCTCTACATTATTGAGCTGCCAATGGCTTtcaag cctggagatgcaATCTACCCAAGAGATGAAAATGGAAAGTTTATCTACCATGAGACAGATTTATGTGCCACTTGGGAG gcAATGGAAGCATGTAAGGATGCAGGCTTGGCAAAGTCTATTGGTGTATCCAATTTCAACCGCAGGCAGCTGGAGATGATCCTGAACAAGCCAGGACTTAAGTACAAACCTGTCAGCAACCAG GTTGAATGCCATCCCTATTTCACCCAACCCAAACTATTAGAATTTTGCAGACAACACGACATTGTTATTGTTGGATACAGCCCATTGGGAACATCAAGGGATGCATCATG GGTAAATGTGTCCTCACCTCCTTTACTGAAGGATCCTGTGCTGAATGCCATAGGCAAAAAGTACAACAAGACAGCTGCACAGGTTGCTTTGCGCTTCAACATCCAGCGAGGGGTGGTGGTCATCCCAAAAAGCTTCAATCCACAACGCATCAGAGAGAATTTCCAG ATCTTTGACTTCACTCTCAGTgaaaaagagatgaaagaaatCGAAGCCCTGAACAAAAACGTTCGTTATGTGGAACTGTTAAT